A region of Sphingobium baderi DNA encodes the following proteins:
- a CDS encoding N-acetylmuramoyl-L-alanine amidase: MTDIPMIETPSPNFDERSLPISLLVLHYTGMPDAASAINWLANPESKVSAHYVVTEDGQIIHMVDEEKRAWHAGRSHWRGIDDVNSASIGIEIVNPGHEWGYRPFPETQMSALIPLIHDIVQRRKITRGNIVGHSDIAPARKQDPGELFPWGQLARLRLALPRPTKNLMDPHWSDGGFMLALERFGYDIAEPQAAVVAFQRRFRPELIDGIVDGECRAILLALLLPKPMGDD; this comes from the coding sequence ATGACAGATATTCCGATGATCGAAACGCCCTCGCCCAATTTCGACGAGCGCAGCCTGCCCATATCCCTGCTGGTGCTGCACTATACCGGGATGCCGGACGCGGCGAGCGCGATCAACTGGCTCGCCAACCCGGAATCGAAGGTTTCGGCGCATTATGTCGTGACCGAGGACGGGCAGATCATTCATATGGTGGATGAGGAAAAGCGCGCATGGCATGCGGGCCGATCCCATTGGCGCGGCATCGACGACGTGAATTCCGCCAGCATCGGGATAGAGATCGTCAATCCCGGCCATGAATGGGGATACCGCCCTTTCCCGGAGACGCAGATGAGCGCGCTGATCCCGCTGATCCACGACATCGTGCAGCGGCGGAAGATCACGCGCGGCAATATCGTCGGTCACAGCGACATCGCCCCCGCGCGCAAGCAGGACCCCGGCGAGCTTTTCCCCTGGGGGCAGCTCGCCCGCCTGCGCCTGGCCCTGCCGCGCCCGACGAAGAACCTGATGGACCCGCATTGGTCGGACGGCGGTTTCATGCTGGCGCTGGAGCGGTTCGGCTATGACATTGCCGAGCCGCAGGCAGCCGTGGTCGCCTTTCAGCGGCGCTTCCGGCCGGAACTGATCGACGGGATCGTCGACGGGGAATGCCGCGCTATCCTGCTGGCCTTATTGCTGCCCAAACCGATGGGGGATGACTGA
- a CDS encoding LemA family protein has translation MHHFSRLKAFFLPIVGALALSACGINSVPAAEEVAKAKWADVQAQYQRRSNLVGNLVATVKAAGKQEQDTLVKVTEARAKATSVQVNADDLSDPAKVAQFQQAQAQLSQGLGRLLASVEAYPDLKTNQNFLDLQSQLEGTENRIAVSIRDYNEAVRAYNTRIRTFPDAIGAKIIHGAKPMTPFQATTPGAEEAPKVDFGN, from the coding sequence ATGCACCACTTCTCCCGCCTCAAAGCCTTTTTCCTGCCCATCGTCGGCGCGCTTGCGCTATCGGCCTGCGGGATCAACAGCGTGCCCGCCGCCGAGGAAGTCGCAAAGGCCAAATGGGCCGATGTGCAGGCGCAATATCAGCGCCGGTCCAATCTGGTCGGCAATCTGGTCGCCACGGTGAAGGCCGCGGGCAAACAGGAACAGGATACACTGGTCAAGGTGACGGAGGCCCGCGCCAAGGCGACCTCCGTTCAGGTCAATGCCGACGATCTGTCCGACCCCGCCAAGGTCGCCCAGTTCCAGCAGGCGCAAGCGCAACTGAGCCAGGGCCTCGGCCGCTTGCTCGCTTCGGTGGAGGCTTATCCCGACCTCAAGACCAACCAGAATTTCCTCGACCTGCAATCGCAGCTTGAAGGGACGGAAAACCGCATCGCCGTTTCCATCCGCGATTATAACGAAGCCGTGCGCGCCTATAATACGCGCATCCGCACCTTTCCCGACGCGATCGGCGCGAAGATCATCCATGGCGCCAAGCCCATGACGCCGTTCCAGGCGACCACGCCCGGCGCGGAAGAAGCGCCCAAGGTCGATTTCGGCAACTGA
- a CDS encoding TPM domain-containing protein, which produces MLRRLLLILMLLAFAPATQAQTFPKLTGRVVDDAGLLPPAQEQALDQRLAALEQQSGRQVVVATIPDLQGYDISDYGYRLGREWGIGDKEKNDGALLIVAPNERRVRIEVGYGLEGIMTDALSSQIIRNAITPRFKAGDMAGGIAAGAEEIGTLLALPPQEAKARAQAAAAQERQGGGGGGTVMVIFWVIVLGFIFVAMIAGRGRGGRRYRGGAGPVILWGPSDSGWHDSGSGWGSGGGWGGGGGGFSGGGGSFGGGGASGGW; this is translated from the coding sequence ATGCTGCGCCGTCTTCTCCTGATCCTGATGCTGCTGGCGTTCGCGCCGGCGACACAGGCGCAGACCTTCCCCAAGCTGACCGGGCGAGTAGTGGACGACGCAGGGCTGTTGCCCCCGGCGCAGGAACAGGCGCTCGATCAGCGGCTCGCCGCGCTGGAGCAGCAGAGCGGGCGGCAGGTCGTGGTCGCGACCATCCCCGACCTGCAAGGCTATGACATTTCCGACTATGGCTATCGGCTGGGCCGGGAATGGGGGATCGGCGACAAGGAAAAGAATGACGGTGCGCTGCTGATCGTCGCCCCCAATGAACGCCGAGTGCGAATAGAGGTCGGCTATGGGCTGGAGGGCATAATGACCGATGCCCTGTCATCCCAGATTATCCGCAACGCCATCACGCCGCGGTTCAAGGCAGGCGACATGGCGGGCGGGATCGCGGCGGGCGCGGAGGAGATCGGCACGCTGCTGGCTCTGCCTCCACAAGAGGCAAAGGCGCGCGCGCAGGCCGCCGCCGCACAGGAACGGCAAGGCGGTGGAGGCGGCGGCACGGTGATGGTGATTTTCTGGGTCATCGTGCTCGGCTTCATCTTCGTCGCCATGATTGCCGGCCGGGGGCGCGGCGGGCGCCGCTATCGGGGCGGCGCGGGACCAGTCATTCTGTGGGGACCATCCGATTCCGGCTGGCATGACAGCGGCTCCGGCTGGGGCAGCGGAGGTGGCTGGGGCGGCGGCGGAGGCGGATTTTCCGGCGGAGGCGGCAGCTTTGGCGGCGGCGGCGCATCGGGGGGATGGTGA
- a CDS encoding chemotaxis protein CheW: MKQLHLFATLAGTRVAIAAEEVEAVVRLIDISPVPGLGGHVAGLSALRSRVLTVIDVAALIYGAPTPADKRGLAIIAAIGGHSYALMVDEVSDICRAPGGALPLRGQLDPVWKPYARALVEHAELPWLLVSPSAFLESGIVGQAA, from the coding sequence ATGAAACAGCTTCATCTCTTCGCCACCCTGGCGGGAACGCGGGTGGCGATCGCGGCGGAGGAAGTGGAGGCCGTGGTCAGGCTGATCGACATTTCGCCGGTGCCCGGCCTTGGCGGCCATGTCGCCGGACTGTCGGCCCTGCGTAGCCGCGTCCTGACCGTTATCGACGTTGCCGCGCTGATATATGGCGCGCCCACGCCTGCCGACAAACGGGGACTGGCCATCATCGCCGCCATCGGCGGGCACAGCTATGCGCTGATGGTCGATGAGGTGTCGGACATCTGCCGGGCGCCCGGCGGGGCGCTGCCTCTGCGCGGTCAGCTCGACCCGGTCTGGAAGCCCTATGCCCGCGCGCTCGTGGAACATGCGGAATTGCCTTGGCTACTGGTTTCGCCCTCCGCCTTTCTGGAGAGCGGGATCGTGGGCCAGGCGGCCTGA
- a CDS encoding NUDIX hydrolase: MSEQDMATAEEVMWAGRFITAKKRGRWEYVSRARNIRAAVILAIDEDIDGRHVVLVDQFRVPLGRRCIELPAGLVGDESADEDAADAAARELEEETGYRAGRMEPLGEFYSSPGMVSESFTLFHAHDLHKTGDGGGVDGEDIHVHRVPLAGLAAQVDAWRAEGYAMDVKLLLLLGAGMVA; the protein is encoded by the coding sequence ATGAGCGAACAGGATATGGCGACGGCCGAAGAGGTGATGTGGGCCGGACGCTTCATCACTGCCAAGAAGCGGGGGCGATGGGAATATGTCAGCCGCGCCCGCAACATCCGCGCCGCCGTGATCCTTGCAATCGACGAGGATATAGATGGCCGCCATGTGGTTCTGGTCGACCAGTTCCGCGTGCCGCTGGGCAGGCGATGCATCGAATTGCCCGCCGGACTGGTCGGCGACGAATCTGCGGACGAGGACGCCGCCGACGCCGCCGCCCGCGAACTGGAGGAAGAAACCGGCTATCGCGCGGGACGGATGGAACCGCTGGGGGAATTTTACAGTTCGCCCGGCATGGTGTCGGAAAGCTTCACCCTGTTCCACGCCCACGACCTGCACAAGACGGGCGATGGCGGGGGCGTGGACGGGGAAGATATCCATGTCCACCGCGTGCCCCTCGCCGGACTGGCCGCGCAGGTCGATGCATGGCGCGCGGAAGGCTATGCGATGGACGTGAAACTGTTGCTGCTATTGGGCGCGGGGATGGTCGCCTAA
- a CDS encoding response regulator, with product MKSCLVVDDSKVIRKVARHILESLDLSVREAVDGQDALIQCEESAPDVVLLDWNMPVMSGMEFLRALSSARIDTRPKVIFCTTENGIGHIKAAVEAGADEYVMKPFDRETLESKLAIVGVI from the coding sequence ATGAAAAGCTGCCTGGTGGTCGACGACTCCAAGGTCATACGTAAAGTCGCACGCCATATACTGGAATCGCTCGACCTGTCGGTTCGCGAGGCGGTGGACGGGCAGGATGCGTTGATCCAGTGCGAAGAATCGGCCCCGGACGTGGTCTTGCTGGATTGGAACATGCCGGTGATGAGCGGCATGGAATTCCTCAGGGCCTTGTCCAGCGCTCGGATCGATACGCGGCCCAAGGTCATATTCTGCACGACCGAAAATGGCATCGGTCACATAAAGGCGGCGGTCGAGGCGGGGGCCGACGAATATGTTATGAAGCCTTTCGATCGCGAAACGCTGGAAAGCAAGCTGGCCATCGTCGGTGTGATCTGA
- a CDS encoding chemotaxis protein CheA — protein sequence MDELLQEFISETQESLEALAGEVVAWEADPSDRERLDAIFRFFHTVKGSCGFLHLPRFERLSHAAEDVLSDIRSGERCPDAATVNAVLSIMDRIAQLTHAVAVGAPLAQEDDEHLVAALAMQEVECVPLDVPGQPDAPATAHRQRSAQAAPRTIRLPLALIDQLMNGVSDMVLARNELARQLRDRAGDPALEGAFERLSSCVADMRDAISRTRMQRIDRLFAAIPRTVRDLGRELGKQIALTLEGGDVEMDREMVEMAVDPLIHIVRNSIDHGIETPERRRALGKPETGQLRLEARQSGNQIVIEISDDGAGIDTARLVEKAIAAGCLTPQAAARMSEAERIDLIFQPGLSTARAVTAVSGRGVGMDVVRANIERIGGAIGLDNQPGRGLRITLRLPLTLTIIPGLVLRAGGLHFAIPRAAVVEILHDNNEMLRIGAVGGAKIVTIRNVRHSMIDLEDVLGLDIPAQSGPRTIMVVRSASGLPFALGVSAVENHEELVIRPASPIVMASGIYAGMTLPDNGKPMLLLDAAGLARNASLPEIAENPIEAKAEDRADAKNDVEMIAALRFEELSGERRLLQLSLIERVEELETHLFGQSGDHAFVRLSDRLVPVINGRHGFAREAVSALRLRDGVREAYYAVAAVLDIVQMPIVPDMITMQGNLSGVSVVDGEHLEVVNPFALFASLPEEPLGHSRPGRCVLADAQDGWAREILAPLLRHAGHDVLIGLPDGEALDPRDIVLCTTSDAMQAADILGCRAVQLRAAQQPSGPQDASIYRYDQPALMAAIAGAG from the coding sequence ATGGACGAACTCCTTCAGGAATTCATATCGGAAACGCAAGAATCCCTGGAGGCTCTTGCGGGAGAGGTCGTCGCGTGGGAGGCGGACCCATCCGATCGTGAACGGCTGGACGCCATTTTTCGATTCTTCCATACAGTGAAGGGCAGCTGCGGCTTTCTGCATCTGCCGCGTTTCGAGCGCCTCAGCCACGCGGCCGAGGATGTGTTGTCGGACATCCGCTCCGGGGAACGCTGCCCGGATGCCGCGACAGTCAACGCCGTCCTGAGCATCATGGACCGCATTGCCCAACTTACGCACGCCGTTGCGGTTGGCGCGCCGCTCGCGCAGGAGGATGACGAACATCTCGTCGCGGCCCTTGCCATGCAGGAGGTCGAATGCGTCCCGCTTGACGTGCCCGGTCAACCTGATGCGCCCGCCACAGCCCACCGGCAGAGGTCAGCCCAGGCCGCGCCCCGCACCATCCGCTTGCCATTGGCCTTGATCGACCAGTTGATGAATGGTGTGTCGGACATGGTGCTGGCCCGCAACGAACTGGCCCGCCAGTTGCGCGACAGGGCCGGCGACCCGGCGCTGGAAGGCGCATTCGAACGCCTGTCCAGCTGCGTCGCCGATATGCGCGACGCGATTTCCCGCACGCGGATGCAACGGATCGACCGGCTATTTGCGGCCATTCCTCGCACTGTCCGCGACCTTGGCCGGGAACTGGGCAAACAGATCGCACTCACCCTGGAAGGCGGGGATGTGGAGATGGATCGCGAAATGGTCGAGATGGCGGTCGATCCGCTCATCCATATCGTCCGCAACAGCATCGACCATGGGATAGAAACACCCGAGCGCCGCCGGGCGTTGGGCAAACCGGAAACCGGCCAGCTTCGGCTGGAAGCGCGCCAGTCCGGCAATCAGATCGTCATTGAAATCAGCGATGACGGTGCAGGCATTGACACTGCGCGCCTTGTCGAGAAGGCCATTGCCGCCGGTTGCCTGACGCCGCAAGCCGCTGCTCGCATGAGTGAGGCGGAAAGGATCGATCTCATTTTCCAGCCCGGTCTTTCGACCGCTCGCGCGGTGACTGCCGTATCCGGGCGCGGCGTGGGCATGGACGTGGTTCGGGCCAATATCGAACGTATCGGCGGCGCGATCGGGCTGGACAATCAGCCGGGCCGAGGATTGCGTATCACCCTGCGCTTGCCGCTGACCCTGACGATCATTCCTGGCCTGGTCCTGCGCGCGGGCGGTCTTCATTTCGCGATTCCGCGCGCAGCGGTCGTCGAAATCCTCCACGACAATAATGAGATGCTCCGCATCGGCGCGGTGGGCGGCGCCAAGATCGTCACGATCCGCAATGTCCGCCATTCCATGATCGATCTGGAGGACGTGCTGGGCCTCGACATTCCCGCCCAGTCGGGGCCGCGCACCATCATGGTTGTTCGTTCGGCGAGCGGCTTGCCCTTCGCGCTGGGCGTGTCGGCGGTTGAGAATCATGAGGAACTGGTTATCCGTCCGGCATCCCCCATCGTGATGGCGAGCGGCATTTATGCCGGGATGACATTGCCCGACAATGGGAAGCCCATGCTGTTGCTGGACGCCGCGGGTCTTGCCCGGAACGCTTCGCTGCCGGAAATCGCCGAAAATCCCATCGAAGCGAAGGCTGAGGACAGGGCGGACGCTAAGAATGATGTAGAGATGATCGCGGCCCTGCGGTTCGAGGAGCTTTCGGGGGAACGTCGCCTGCTTCAGCTGTCTCTGATCGAAAGGGTGGAGGAACTGGAAACCCATCTTTTCGGTCAGTCAGGCGATCATGCCTTCGTGCGGCTGAGCGACAGGCTTGTCCCTGTCATCAACGGCCGACATGGTTTTGCGCGAGAGGCCGTGTCGGCCCTCCGGCTGCGCGATGGCGTTCGGGAGGCTTATTATGCGGTCGCGGCGGTGCTCGACATTGTTCAGATGCCGATCGTGCCCGACATGATCACCATGCAAGGCAATCTGAGCGGCGTGAGCGTGGTTGACGGCGAGCATCTGGAAGTCGTCAATCCCTTTGCCCTATTTGCGTCGCTGCCGGAAGAGCCGTTGGGGCACAGCCGTCCGGGCCGTTGCGTATTGGCGGATGCCCAGGATGGCTGGGCGCGTGAGATATTAGCGCCGCTGCTTCGCCATGCGGGGCATGACGTCCTGATCGGCTTGCCCGATGGCGAGGCCCTCGATCCGCGGGACATCGTGCTTTGCACCACCTCCGACGCCATGCAGGCCGCCGACATTCTAGGATGCCGGGCCGTCCAGTTGCGCGCCGCCCAGCAGCCTTCGGGACCGCAGGACGCCAGCATCTACCGTTACGATCAACCCGCCCTGATGGCGGCTATCGCGGGAGCGGGATAA
- a CDS encoding DUF6456 domain-containing protein — protein MAALHVEQTIEDPAGRPQRVMVHLGESPLGWLHARGHLKERHYLAGDMLRADWEKAGLGPRVTMRWDAAPRAGGRRERPDPSLAQLSARERFDGAIRAAGPGLSDILWRVACAGEGITAAERALGWPSRAGKLVLTLALDRVADWYRVSG, from the coding sequence ATGGCCGCGCTTCATGTAGAACAGACGATAGAAGATCCCGCAGGCCGCCCGCAGCGGGTCATGGTGCATCTGGGCGAATCGCCGCTTGGCTGGCTTCATGCGCGGGGCCATTTGAAGGAGCGGCATTATCTCGCGGGGGACATGTTGCGCGCCGATTGGGAGAAAGCGGGGCTGGGACCGCGCGTGACCATGCGCTGGGACGCAGCGCCGCGTGCGGGCGGGAGGCGGGAACGGCCCGATCCGTCCCTTGCCCAGCTTTCGGCGCGGGAACGGTTCGACGGCGCGATCCGCGCGGCGGGGCCGGGGCTGTCCGACATATTGTGGCGGGTCGCCTGCGCGGGAGAAGGCATTACCGCGGCGGAACGCGCCCTGGGTTGGCCCAGCCGCGCAGGCAAGCTCGTCCTGACGCTGGCGCTGGACCGTGTGGCCGACTGGTATCGTGTTTCGGGGTGA
- the cheB gene encoding chemotaxis-specific protein-glutamate methyltransferase CheB: MNAIVPILHNTAAAVPVARVLVVDDSVVVRTVIERILNSDPAFTVVQKINNAEQALHYLAEFPVDLVLLDIELPGQSGLAALPAILQACPRARVAILSGNCEAGSAVAVQALALGASDILSKPHSGSFGEQFPQALIERLKRLLHGNLLALPERETEPQRPPPPMAVASAALPLACLGIGASTGGIHALNLLFAGLSEPLGVPILLTQHLPASFTLYFAQQLALMTSLKVKVAEQGDVLEPDTVYVAPGDANLRLRRDLRRRICVQLTPERTPSGNLPGVDPMFSSIAQIYGAGGAGIVLTGMGRDGTAGAREIVAAGGWIVAQDEASSVVWGMPGAVASAGLSCALLEPRTIMAFVARQGKIRS, from the coding sequence ATGAATGCCATTGTTCCGATCCTCCATAACACAGCCGCCGCCGTTCCGGTCGCGCGCGTGCTGGTGGTCGACGATTCGGTGGTCGTCCGCACCGTCATCGAACGGATATTGAACAGCGATCCGGCCTTCACCGTCGTGCAGAAGATCAATAATGCCGAACAGGCCCTGCATTATCTTGCGGAGTTCCCGGTCGATCTGGTGTTGCTGGACATAGAATTGCCCGGTCAGAGCGGACTGGCGGCGCTGCCTGCCATTCTTCAGGCGTGTCCGCGCGCCAGGGTGGCGATCCTCTCGGGCAATTGCGAGGCGGGAAGCGCCGTTGCTGTCCAGGCCCTTGCCCTTGGCGCAAGCGATATCCTGTCCAAACCGCACAGCGGCAGCTTCGGCGAGCAATTCCCGCAGGCGTTGATTGAACGGCTCAAACGGCTGCTGCATGGCAATTTGCTGGCTCTGCCGGAACGGGAAACGGAGCCGCAACGGCCCCCGCCGCCAATGGCTGTGGCTTCGGCCGCCCTTCCGCTGGCTTGCCTGGGGATTGGCGCGTCGACGGGCGGCATCCATGCGCTGAACCTGCTGTTCGCGGGTCTTTCCGAGCCTTTGGGCGTGCCGATTTTGCTGACCCAGCACCTTCCTGCAAGCTTCACGCTTTATTTCGCGCAGCAACTGGCGCTCATGACCAGCCTCAAGGTCAAGGTTGCAGAGCAGGGCGACGTGCTGGAACCCGATACGGTCTATGTGGCTCCGGGTGACGCCAATCTGCGGCTGCGGCGCGATCTGAGGCGGCGGATATGCGTCCAGCTCACGCCCGAACGCACACCATCGGGCAATCTGCCGGGTGTGGACCCCATGTTTTCCAGCATCGCGCAAATCTATGGCGCGGGCGGCGCAGGCATCGTCCTCACCGGCATGGGGCGCGACGGGACGGCGGGAGCAAGGGAAATCGTGGCCGCTGGCGGCTGGATCGTCGCGCAGGACGAAGCCAGCAGCGTCGTATGGGGAATGCCCGGGGCGGTCGCCTCTGCGGGACTAAGCTGCGCGCTGCTTGAGCCGCGAACGATCATGGCTTTTGTCGCGCGGCAGGGGAAGATACGCTCTTGA
- the mscL gene encoding large conductance mechanosensitive channel protein MscL — protein MGLISEFKAFINRGNVMDLAIGVIIGGAFATITKSLTDDLIMPVVGYIFGGADFSGYFIRLGDLPAGFKGNPESYADLKAAGVAMFGWGEFLTVFVNFLILAFIIFLLMKVVNRVLTKPEEAAAGPSEEVQLLREIRDSLRK, from the coding sequence ATGGGTCTTATTTCCGAGTTCAAGGCGTTCATCAATCGCGGCAATGTGATGGATCTGGCGATCGGCGTCATCATCGGCGGCGCGTTCGCGACCATCACCAAATCGCTGACGGACGACCTTATCATGCCGGTGGTCGGCTATATTTTCGGCGGCGCGGATTTTTCCGGCTATTTCATCCGGCTGGGGGATCTTCCCGCTGGCTTTAAGGGCAATCCGGAAAGCTATGCCGACCTGAAGGCGGCGGGCGTCGCCATGTTCGGCTGGGGCGAATTTCTGACCGTTTTCGTCAATTTCCTGATTTTGGCCTTCATCATTTTCCTGCTGATGAAAGTCGTCAACCGCGTGCTGACCAAGCCGGAAGAAGCAGCCGCGGGACCGTCGGAAGAGGTTCAACTGCTGCGCGAAATCCGGGATTCCCTTAGAAAATAG
- a CDS encoding TPM domain-containing protein, with translation MPLHLGEADHDRVTAAVAAAEKETDGEIVTIVARRSDAYHDAGLHWAIGATFLGLSLAAAFPAHLRALGSRLLGSWDHELPDWQMLTVLLALLILIFLIVRYALAWMPLRMALTPAATKTRRVHRRAMALFRAVAQGRTRGRTGVLIYLSLDEHRAEIVADSAINEKVEADIWGCAMAALIDAVRDGRPGEGMAAAVEQVGAVLAAHFPKSQDNPNELPDRLIEL, from the coding sequence ATGCCCCTTCACCTCGGCGAGGCCGACCATGATCGCGTCACCGCAGCCGTGGCGGCGGCGGAGAAGGAAACCGACGGCGAAATCGTCACCATCGTCGCGCGCCGCTCCGACGCCTATCATGATGCGGGGCTGCACTGGGCCATCGGTGCGACCTTCCTCGGCCTCTCGCTGGCGGCCGCCTTTCCCGCCCATTTGCGCGCGCTCGGTTCACGACTGCTGGGGAGTTGGGATCATGAACTGCCCGACTGGCAGATGCTGACGGTGCTGCTGGCCCTCCTCATCCTGATATTCCTGATTGTCCGCTATGCACTGGCGTGGATGCCCTTGCGGATGGCCCTGACGCCCGCGGCGACCAAGACGCGCCGCGTCCACCGGCGGGCCATGGCGCTTTTCCGCGCCGTGGCTCAGGGCCGGACGCGGGGAAGGACGGGTGTGCTCATCTATCTTTCGCTGGACGAACATCGCGCGGAAATCGTCGCCGACAGCGCCATCAATGAGAAGGTGGAGGCCGACATATGGGGCTGCGCCATGGCCGCGTTGATCGATGCGGTGCGCGACGGACGGCCCGGAGAGGGCATGGCGGCGGCAGTGGAGCAGGTCGGCGCGGTCCTTGCCGCCCATTTCCCGAAGAGTCAGGACAATCCCAATGAATTGCCCGACAGGCTGATCGAATTATGA
- a CDS encoding CheR family methyltransferase: MQDGGIRLLSDLLEDRTGQRLSPQRGWRAETALKPMLRVHGFKDVETLAAHLARHRDPRLEAEVVDALLNNESSFFRDLQIFEMIRGQILPDIHARRQDRRLRIWSAGCSTGQEAYSLAIQLCNDAERWGDWRVEILATDISATAIERARAGIFPQMDVQRGLAVNDLIQWFEPVAGGWRAHARLRGMIDFRRDNLLAPLAPTGAYDLLLCRNVMLYFAHDRRQRMFDLLTRHSHDHSVLLLGAGETAMGHGDPFVAHPQFRGAYRRPVSLSACAGGPMRQGI, from the coding sequence ATGCAGGATGGCGGCATCCGCCTGTTGTCCGATTTGCTGGAGGACCGGACGGGACAGCGTCTATCGCCCCAGCGGGGATGGCGGGCGGAAACCGCGCTCAAGCCGATGCTGCGCGTCCATGGCTTCAAGGATGTGGAGACGCTCGCGGCGCATCTGGCGCGTCACCGCGATCCGCGCCTGGAGGCGGAAGTCGTCGATGCGCTGCTGAACAATGAAAGCAGTTTTTTCCGCGACCTCCAGATTTTCGAGATGATCCGGGGGCAGATATTGCCGGACATCCATGCGCGCCGGCAGGACCGTCGCTTGCGTATCTGGAGCGCGGGCTGCTCCACCGGGCAAGAGGCCTATTCGCTCGCCATCCAGCTTTGCAACGACGCGGAACGCTGGGGCGATTGGCGCGTGGAGATATTGGCCACCGATATTTCCGCAACCGCGATCGAGCGCGCGCGGGCCGGGATATTCCCCCAAATGGATGTTCAGAGGGGACTGGCCGTCAATGACCTCATCCAATGGTTCGAACCGGTCGCGGGCGGCTGGCGCGCCCATGCCCGATTGCGCGGGATGATCGATTTCCGGCGGGATAATCTGCTCGCCCCCCTTGCGCCCACCGGCGCCTATGATCTTCTGCTGTGCCGTAATGTGATGCTGTATTTCGCGCACGACCGTCGGCAACGAATGTTCGATCTGCTCACACGGCACAGTCACGATCATTCCGTCCTGTTGCTGGGCGCGGGGGAAACGGCGATGGGGCATGGCGACCCCTTCGTCGCGCATCCCCAATTCAGGGGCGCTTATCGCCGTCCGGTGTCCCTGTCGGCCTGCGCGGGCGGGCCGATGCGGCAGGGGATATGA